In one window of Thermodesulfobacteriota bacterium DNA:
- a CDS encoding cyclic nucleotide-binding domain-containing protein, which translates to MALAPSLAALAQTPEVASLAISYADGEVIFREGDESQDLYLLVSGAVEITKAGHPLSRLDEAGLPFGEISFLLGTPRTATALARGPVAALRLPRHDIPRLLERVPELALEIPRSLAARLAVTSRVLTGLKELCDQLPDAVTVSDQAGRILAWNQAAELLYGHSAEEMARLSMDDLYEEPAAYRSLAEAVASQGSVRERLLAVRGKDGGRWVSTSGNALRGSGQELEGILALGRDASEQVRTANRYRRLRYRVLPLVAALALVSALLVMTVPRFLADSRVVDLRHQGFAELVTRDQLLITAGLSWPLPAQGREAVQARLQELLAIQAQTGAPYSGILLLDPELRVVAAASRGSAEGDQGVLGTSYSGVTFHQATGSSHRVLTPYRVDRRHPTGSRGLEIA; encoded by the coding sequence ATGGCCCTTGCCCCTTCCCTCGCTGCTCTGGCCCAAACCCCGGAGGTCGCCTCGCTCGCCATCTCCTATGCTGATGGCGAGGTCATCTTCCGGGAAGGGGACGAATCCCAGGACCTGTATCTGCTGGTCAGCGGTGCGGTGGAGATCACCAAGGCTGGCCATCCCTTGTCCCGGCTGGATGAGGCCGGTCTGCCCTTCGGCGAGATCTCCTTTCTCCTGGGCACGCCCCGCACGGCCACGGCGCTGGCCCGGGGGCCGGTCGCGGCCCTGCGTCTCCCCCGGCACGATATCCCACGGCTTCTTGAGAGGGTGCCGGAGCTGGCCCTGGAGATTCCCCGCTCCCTGGCCGCCCGCCTGGCCGTCACCAGCCGGGTCCTCACCGGCCTCAAGGAGCTGTGCGACCAGCTGCCGGACGCGGTGACGGTGAGCGACCAGGCCGGCCGGATCCTGGCCTGGAACCAGGCGGCCGAGCTGCTCTACGGCCACAGCGCCGAAGAGATGGCCCGTCTGAGCATGGACGATCTTTATGAGGAGCCGGCCGCCTATCGTTCCCTGGCCGAGGCGGTGGCCAGCCAGGGCTCGGTGCGGGAGCGGCTCCTGGCGGTGCGCGGCAAGGATGGCGGCCGCTGGGTGTCCACCTCCGGCAACGCCCTCCGGGGCAGCGGCCAGGAGCTGGAGGGGATCCTGGCCCTGGGCCGGGATGCCAGCGAGCAGGTGCGCACCGCCAACCGCTACCGCCGGCTGCGCTACCGGGTCCTGCCCCTGGTGGCGGCCCTGGCCCTGGTGTCCGCCCTCCTGGTGATGACAGTGCCCCGTTTTCTGGCCGATTCCCGGGTGGTGGACCTGCGCCACCAGGGCTTTGCGGAGCTGGTCACCCGGGACCAGCTGCTCATCACTGCCGGGCTGTCCTGGCCCTTGCCGGCCCAAGGCCGGGAGGCTGTCCAGGCCCGTCTCCAGGAGCTCTTGGCCATCCAGGCCCAGACCGGCGCCCCGTATTCCGGCATCCTGCTGCTGGATCCGGAGCTGCGGGTGGTGGCTGCCGCCTCCCGGGGCAGCGCCGAAGGCGACCAGGGCGTGCTCGGCACCAGTTACAGCGGCGTCACCTTCCACCAGGCCACCGGCTCCAGCCACCGGGTTCTCACCCCCTACCGGGTGGACCGGCGGCATCCCACCGGTAGCCGGGGGCTGGAGATCGCC